A single genomic interval of Zunongwangia sp. HGR-M22 harbors:
- a CDS encoding RteC domain-containing protein: MIQFCREILIELKSQVEEEDFESVPEEIHFFKEIKPQPMSYLIYYTYVRSCELHKPKAGKQYKIRFLEKEMRKVNKFFAKNTDFTYYMEQGYTYLDHTFFTRRGIEKFPMDPTENQYFDPDFTTSHDLLWAKIQAVYRYIHYLREQLQKLHGKDLEFSIDKKHRVLVWTNSKTALVELIYALHNNEAFNYGKSDLNTITHALEEVFNIRLDNISKTYMEIKARKGSKTKYLDELGIKFQLKMEAEDGR, encoded by the coding sequence ATGATTCAGTTTTGTCGGGAAATACTGATAGAATTGAAAAGTCAGGTGGAGGAAGAAGACTTCGAAAGTGTACCGGAAGAAATCCATTTCTTTAAAGAAATCAAACCTCAACCCATGAGCTACTTAATTTATTATACTTACGTCCGTAGCTGTGAGCTCCATAAACCTAAGGCCGGAAAACAATATAAAATCCGATTTCTGGAAAAAGAGATGAGAAAAGTCAATAAATTCTTCGCGAAAAATACGGACTTTACTTACTATATGGAACAGGGCTACACGTATTTGGATCATACTTTCTTTACCCGTCGTGGAATCGAAAAGTTTCCTATGGATCCTACAGAAAACCAGTATTTCGATCCGGATTTTACAACCTCTCATGATCTGCTTTGGGCAAAAATTCAAGCAGTATATCGCTATATTCATTACCTGCGGGAACAACTCCAAAAACTCCACGGGAAAGACCTGGAATTTTCGATTGATAAAAAGCATCGGGTGCTGGTCTGGACCAATAGTAAAACGGCTCTGGTAGAACTCATCTATGCGCTGCATAATAACGAAGCTTTTAATTATGGTAAATCTGATCTCAATACAATCACCCATGCCCTGGAAGAGGTGTTCAATATTCGGTTGGATAATATTTCCAAGACGTATATGGAAATTAAAGCTCGTAAAGGAAGTAAAACCAAATATCTGGATGAACTGGGAATTAAATTTCAATTAAAGATGGAAGCGGAGGATGGTAGGTGA
- a CDS encoding RNA polymerase sigma-70 factor, which translates to MKSIQINDFNLLASQVKNGSTLAYKKLFDSLWEPLYRHTQSIVMDEHAAKDILQEIWIDYWNRKTTISPINIRAYLFQAAKYKSLNYLRNTKFNKVHVEALDQFIQEDEFSIDGLEKDKLLGKILEDAINNLPERCKAIFKMSRMEGYTNDEIAQSLNISKRSVENQISIALKKLRVDLKGHELAFVIFSLYLI; encoded by the coding sequence ATGAAATCGATCCAAATAAATGATTTTAATTTATTAGCCTCCCAGGTAAAAAATGGAAGTACTCTGGCTTATAAGAAATTGTTCGATTCGCTGTGGGAGCCATTATACAGGCATACGCAAAGCATTGTTATGGATGAACATGCAGCCAAGGATATACTTCAGGAAATTTGGATAGATTATTGGAATCGTAAAACAACGATCTCTCCCATAAATATACGTGCCTATCTTTTTCAGGCTGCCAAGTACAAATCCCTGAATTACTTGCGAAATACAAAATTCAATAAGGTGCATGTTGAAGCTCTTGATCAATTCATCCAGGAAGACGAATTTTCTATAGATGGATTAGAAAAAGATAAATTGTTAGGGAAAATTCTGGAAGATGCTATTAACAATTTACCGGAGCGCTGTAAAGCTATATTTAAAATGAGTAGGATGGAAGGCTATACAAATGATGAGATAGCGCAGTCCTTAAATATATCCAAAAGAAGTGTTGAAAATCAAATCTCTATTGCTTTAAAAAAATTACGTGTCGATCTGAAAGGACATGAATTAGCATTTGTTATATTTTCATTATACCTGATTTAA
- a CDS encoding FecR family protein, whose translation MNEKSFKSIITKFLKKESSEKEYKYIEDFENFLFDRNKSNVFKDEDHKSRIKNEIYRVVNRNVHKSGFPWLRIAAVIAILIGTAFLTLYYYPILNNSRLSFQTKDSPEYFILPDSSTIWLDSHSKLFYHKSFTTSRKIELDGAAFFNVKRNANKPFIVDFDQHEVLVTGTKFSVSNRNKILQKVAVKEGSVRVSSNTGFDNVDLKANTYLEILPGKIKKGIKAFSDKGYWSPKKLIFENITLDAALDSISARYNLTLVVPNETSLNLQKKITASYSGTTSIYEIVDGLTLLTPYQYEIDVKSQELKIQTR comes from the coding sequence ATGAATGAGAAATCTTTTAAATCAATTATTACTAAGTTCCTGAAAAAGGAATCTAGTGAAAAGGAATACAAATACATTGAAGACTTTGAAAATTTCCTGTTTGATAGGAATAAATCCAATGTTTTTAAGGATGAAGACCATAAAAGCAGGATCAAAAATGAAATTTATCGGGTTGTAAATAGAAATGTTCATAAATCAGGATTCCCATGGCTTAGGATTGCTGCCGTGATAGCGATTCTGATTGGTACTGCTTTTTTGACACTATACTATTATCCTATATTAAATAATAGCCGGCTAAGCTTTCAGACAAAAGATTCTCCTGAATACTTTATCCTACCCGACAGTTCCACAATATGGCTTGATAGCCATTCAAAGCTTTTTTATCATAAAAGTTTTACTACTTCCAGGAAAATAGAACTTGATGGAGCAGCTTTTTTTAATGTTAAACGCAATGCAAATAAACCGTTTATAGTTGATTTCGATCAGCACGAAGTATTGGTGACCGGTACGAAATTTTCCGTTAGTAATAGGAATAAAATACTACAGAAAGTAGCCGTTAAGGAAGGAAGCGTGCGGGTGAGTTCCAATACCGGTTTTGATAATGTGGATCTAAAAGCGAACACCTACCTTGAAATACTACCTGGGAAAATAAAAAAAGGAATCAAAGCATTTTCCGATAAAGGATATTGGAGCCCCAAAAAATTGATTTTTGAAAATATAACACTGGATGCAGCTCTTGACAGTATAAGCGCGCGATATAATCTTACGCTTGTGGTACCAAATGAGACTTCTCTAAATCTTCAGAAAAAAATAACAGCAAGCTATAGTGGAACAACAAGTATTTATGAAATAGTCGATGGTTTAACCCTTTTAACCCCCTATCAATATGAAATAGACGTGAAATCGCAGGAATTAAAAATTCAAACTCGTTAA